The following are encoded together in the Clostridium sp. BJN0013 genome:
- a CDS encoding S1 RNA-binding domain-containing protein, with product MIFIGKFNTLKIVRKASFGYYLDAQTGKTKDDILLPKSNDEEDLLSVGDEVNAFIYKDSKDRLIATLKAPKATVENLAYLKVVSNTSFGSFIDIGLERDVLVPLSEQKYPLLPEKYYLFYIYLDKTNRIAATTDIDKYLFTITDTKPEQIEQKYIIGSEVTGIVYGFQTNGSAMTAVDNLYRGVILKNEYYINLYPGDELKLRIKNIYEDGKLGLTPRKTPKYERISLEESILNYLKNHNGFMPYNDKSSPEDIKRVFHESKNYFKNALGGLMKRNLITQDEKGTKLKNL from the coding sequence TTGATTTTTATAGGAAAATTTAATACTCTAAAAATAGTTAGGAAAGCATCTTTCGGATATTATCTGGATGCACAAACCGGTAAAACTAAAGATGATATACTTCTTCCAAAAAGTAATGATGAAGAAGATCTTCTCTCTGTGGGAGATGAAGTAAATGCTTTTATATACAAAGATTCAAAGGACAGACTGATAGCCACTTTAAAGGCTCCTAAAGCTACAGTAGAAAACCTTGCTTATTTAAAAGTAGTATCAAATACAAGTTTTGGAAGTTTTATAGACATAGGACTGGAAAGAGATGTTCTTGTACCCCTTTCAGAGCAAAAATACCCACTGCTTCCTGAAAAGTATTATCTTTTTTACATATATTTAGATAAAACCAACAGAATAGCAGCTACCACAGATATAGATAAATATCTCTTTACAATAACTGATACTAAACCAGAACAAATAGAACAAAAATATATTATAGGTTCTGAAGTAACTGGCATAGTCTATGGATTTCAAACTAACGGCAGTGCCATGACAGCTGTGGATAATCTTTATAGGGGTGTAATACTAAAAAATGAATATTACATAAATCTTTATCCCGGTGATGAACTAAAGCTTAGGATAAAGAACATATATGAAGATGGTAAACTAGGTCTTACTCCAAGAAAAACGCCCAAATATGAAAGAATATCCCTGGAAGAATCTATTTTAAATTATCTGAAAAATCACAATGGATTTATGCCTTATAATGACAAGAGCTCTCCTGAAGATATAAAACGTGTTTTTCATGAAAGTAAAAATTACTTTAAAAATGCCTTAGGCGGACTTATGAAAAGAAACTTAATAACACAGGATGAGAAAGGCACAAAACTTAAAAATCTTTAA
- a CDS encoding NAD(+) synthase: MSSMDFIRIAAACPLTNVADIEFNLNNIKICIDKALAEKSKLVVFPELSMTSYTCADLFEQQLLLEKSTEALKKLCDYSKDKDILIAVGAPLVFNYCLYNCAYIIFDGEILGIVPKSYIPNYEEFYEKRWFTEGLHIIDERVDLYFQKDIPFGVNLIFVCEKFKFAFEICEDLWAVIPPSSYLTLMGANIIGNLSASNEIVSKSFYRRNLVSSQSARCMCSYMYVSSGVFESSTDLVFSGDLCICENGTVLKANQRFNRKNEVITSIVDLGRLNNQRLKNVSFRDNIKKLSQKSVNVEFQFKTLDYGEFDRSVDKHPFVPSSGDEREIRCREIFNIQTSALAKRVSHTNLKKAVIGISGGLDSTLALLVTVKTFDILKISRKNIIAITMPGFGTTDRTYNNAVSLCKNLGAELREINIVASCLQHFKDISHDRDIHDVTYENVQARERTQIIMDIANKEGGLVIGTGDLSELALGWCTYNGDHMSMYGVNCSVPKTLVRYLVRYAADREVSKNIADILIDILNTPVSPELLPKGKDGEICQKTEDIVGPYELHDFFLYYFVRHNYSHKKILFLAKHAFKEDYDSSVIEKWLNIFIKRFFTQQFKRSAIPDGPKVGTVSLSPRGDWRMPSDASFNLWIESSDS, from the coding sequence ATGTCATCAATGGATTTTATAAGGATAGCAGCAGCATGCCCCTTAACAAATGTAGCAGATATAGAATTTAATTTAAATAATATAAAGATATGTATAGATAAGGCTTTAGCAGAAAAATCAAAACTTGTGGTATTTCCAGAGCTTTCCATGACATCCTATACCTGTGCAGATCTTTTTGAACAGCAATTGCTCCTGGAAAAATCCACAGAGGCTTTAAAAAAGCTTTGTGATTATTCCAAGGATAAAGATATACTTATAGCAGTAGGAGCACCTCTTGTATTTAATTATTGCTTATACAATTGTGCTTATATAATATTTGATGGGGAAATTTTGGGCATTGTTCCTAAAAGCTATATTCCAAACTATGAAGAGTTTTATGAAAAAAGGTGGTTTACAGAAGGACTGCATATTATAGATGAGAGGGTGGATTTGTATTTTCAAAAGGACATACCTTTTGGAGTAAATCTAATATTTGTCTGTGAAAAATTTAAATTTGCTTTTGAAATATGTGAGGATTTGTGGGCCGTAATACCTCCAAGCAGTTATTTAACCCTTATGGGTGCAAATATCATAGGAAATCTTTCAGCATCCAATGAAATTGTAAGTAAATCTTTTTATAGAAGAAATTTAGTATCCTCTCAAAGTGCCAGGTGTATGTGTTCCTACATGTATGTTTCATCTGGAGTATTTGAATCCTCTACAGATTTAGTATTTAGTGGAGATCTGTGTATTTGTGAAAACGGTACAGTATTAAAAGCCAACCAGAGATTTAACAGGAAAAATGAAGTTATCACTTCAATTGTAGATTTGGGTAGATTGAATAACCAAAGGCTGAAAAATGTGAGCTTTAGGGATAATATAAAAAAACTTTCACAGAAGTCTGTAAACGTAGAATTTCAGTTTAAAACTCTAGATTATGGAGAATTTGATAGAAGTGTTGATAAACATCCTTTTGTGCCATCAAGTGGAGATGAGAGAGAAATAAGATGTAGAGAGATATTTAACATACAGACTTCTGCCCTGGCAAAAAGAGTAAGCCATACTAATTTGAAAAAAGCGGTTATAGGTATATCTGGAGGACTTGATTCCACTTTAGCATTGTTAGTTACAGTGAAAACCTTTGACATTCTTAAAATTTCAAGGAAAAATATAATAGCTATAACTATGCCGGGGTTTGGAACTACAGACAGGACTTATAATAATGCAGTGAGTTTATGTAAAAATTTAGGTGCGGAACTTAGAGAAATAAATATAGTGGCTTCCTGTCTCCAACATTTTAAAGATATATCCCATGACAGGGATATACATGATGTAACTTATGAGAATGTTCAGGCAAGAGAAAGAACCCAAATTATAATGGATATAGCCAACAAAGAAGGTGGCTTAGTAATTGGTACAGGAGATCTATCGGAACTGGCTCTTGGATGGTGTACTTATAATGGAGATCATATGTCTATGTATGGGGTAAATTGTTCTGTGCCTAAAACTCTTGTAAGATATCTGGTTAGATATGCAGCAGATAGGGAAGTTTCAAAAAATATAGCAGATATTTTAATAGATATATTAAATACTCCTGTAAGTCCAGAACTACTTCCTAAAGGAAAAGACGGTGAAATATGTCAAAAAACTGAAGATATAGTGGGACCTTATGAACTTCATGATTTCTTCTTGTATTATTTTGTAAGACATAATTATTCCCACAAAAAAATATTGTTTTTAGCAAAACATGCATTTAAAGAGGATTATGATAGTAGTGTTATTGAAAAGTGGCTTAATATATTTATAAAGAGATTTTTTACCCAGCAGTTTAAGCGTTCTGCCATTCCAGATGGTCCTAAGGTGGGTACTGTAAGTTTATCTCCAAGAGGGGATTGGAGAATGCCTTCAGATGCCAGCTTTAATTTGTGGATTGAATCAAGTGATTCTTAG
- a CDS encoding NfeD family protein, with protein sequence MYNSIILWVIIGIAALSLDIITSSFLFVWFTVGAIGAIIAEILNYPFIIQLIVFVVISAVFIIICYPIVKKNIKKYVKPTPLREETYVGKEIVVDEEMVKNNGLKIDGVYWNIKKQGYTLKKGDIVKVIAIEGNRLVIEKI encoded by the coding sequence ATGTATAACAGTATTATTTTATGGGTTATAATTGGAATAGCAGCTTTATCGTTGGACATAATAACAAGTAGTTTTTTATTTGTATGGTTTACAGTAGGAGCTATTGGAGCAATTATAGCTGAAATATTAAATTATCCTTTTATAATTCAGCTTATAGTATTTGTGGTAATTAGTGCAGTATTTATAATTATCTGTTACCCAATAGTGAAAAAAAATATTAAAAAATATGTAAAACCTACTCCTCTTAGAGAAGAGACCTATGTGGGAAAGGAAATTGTTGTGGATGAAGAAATGGTAAAAAATAATGGCTTAAAAATTGATGGAGTTTACTGGAATATAAAAAAACAGGGATATACTTTAAAAAAAGGGGACATAGTAAAAGTAATTGCAATAGAAGGGAATAGATTAGTTATAGAAAAAATATGA
- a CDS encoding SPFH domain-containing protein: protein MGKIIILIIVIIILAAVVSSIKIVNTGYVTIVERLGQFHRVLQPGWHFIIPFIDFVRRKVSTKQQILDIEPQSVITKDNVKISIDNVIFYRVLSPKDAIYNIEDYRAGIVFSTITNMRNIVGNMTLDEVLSGRDQINGELLRVVDDITDAYGIKILSVEIKNIMPPSEIQQAMEKQMRAERDKRAVILQAEGQKQSDIARAEGEKQAKILQAEAEKEANIRRAEGLRQSQMLEAEGKAMAIKSVAEAEAEAINLVNRSIIDSGTDEKVIALKQIEALKEMAKNPANKLILPNEAVSSLGNMAAIADMLQVNKVK from the coding sequence ATGGGTAAAATTATAATTTTAATTATAGTTATAATTATTTTAGCAGCGGTGGTGTCTTCTATTAAAATTGTAAATACAGGATATGTTACAATTGTAGAGAGACTGGGGCAATTTCACAGAGTACTTCAGCCAGGGTGGCACTTTATAATTCCTTTTATTGATTTTGTAAGGAGAAAGGTTTCAACTAAACAGCAGATACTGGATATTGAACCTCAAAGTGTTATAACCAAAGATAATGTAAAAATATCTATAGATAATGTTATTTTCTATAGAGTATTAAGTCCAAAGGATGCTATATACAATATAGAAGATTATAGGGCAGGTATAGTTTTTTCAACCATTACCAATATGAGAAATATCGTAGGTAACATGACTTTAGATGAGGTGCTTTCAGGAAGAGATCAAATAAATGGAGAACTTTTAAGAGTGGTAGATGATATAACAGATGCCTATGGAATAAAAATATTATCTGTAGAGATCAAAAATATCATGCCTCCTTCTGAAATACAACAGGCTATGGAAAAACAGATGAGGGCTGAAAGAGATAAAAGAGCCGTAATACTTCAGGCAGAAGGACAAAAACAAAGTGATATAGCCAGAGCAGAAGGGGAAAAACAGGCTAAAATACTTCAAGCCGAAGCTGAAAAGGAAGCAAATATTAGAAGGGCAGAAGGACTTAGACAATCTCAAATGCTGGAAGCAGAAGGTAAGGCAATGGCAATAAAATCTGTCGCAGAAGCAGAAGCTGAAGCTATTAATTTAGTGAATAGATCCATAATAGATTCTGGCACAGATGAAAAGGTAATAGCTTTAAAACAAATAGAGGCATTAAAAGAAATGGCTAAAAATCCAGCGAATAAACTTATACTTCCAAATGAAGCAGTATCTTCTCTTGGAAATATGGCAGCAATAGCTGATATGCTGCAAGTAAATAAAGTTAAATAA